Part of the Alphaproteobacteria bacterium 33-17 genome, AGGGTCAGTTTATGGGAATTGCATATTTCCCTAAAGCTAAATTGCAAGAAGTCTTAAACTTATTAAACAGTAAGGGAACTGATTTAACCGATAAGCTAGACTTCACGTCTATGATCAATATGCTTATTCAAAATGGCTATAATATTTCTACAATAAATCATAATTCTTACTGGTTAGAAATAGATAGCGAAGATGATATTAGGCAATATTCAGGCCAGGGATTTATTTCGGAGATAATCTAATAGTTAATATATTTTAATTTATATTGTTAGTGTATTTATTGTTAAGTTGGAATTCACAGAATTATAATCTTGATATCTGTCTTATATTTGCTTTATGTCATGCCATATGGATCAACGGGATTGGCGGAGGATTAGGTGGATACATCTAGATCATAATAAGGCTGGGGCAGTCACTTACTAGTATTGTTTTATTATGATAATATGTAGTAAGGGCTTTTGAAAAATTGCCACTAGATGTAAATAGTAAAGGCTTTAAACTGGAAGAAAGAAACTCCAATAATAATACTAAGTAATAAATTGGTATGCAGTTTATAATGATGCGTACCTATTTTAATTGAAAAAGATATGCTTTACTTACCAAGTTATTGTGAGATTTTTCTATTTCATAGGTTTTATGTAGTGAAAAATTTATATTACTAAGGAATTGTAAAAAATCATTATCAATACGATATCTTGTTGTATAATTTTTGTTATTATAAATATTGGTTTGCGGCATCTCATCTAAATTATCTGTAGCCAGAGAGAAAGTATCTATTATTAATAAAAATCCGTTTTCTTTTAAAAGAAATGGCACTTTATTAAAAAATGTAATTAAATCAATATCATTTAATATCAAGGAAGTGACATCCATTAAGGATAATAAGCAGTATTTTTGTTTAGTAACAATTTTAAAAAAATCGAGAACGTTATAATCAATTTTATTAATATTTTTTTGTGTGCTACGGGTAATTGCATTGCTAATATGATTGATAGATATATCATATGCGGAAATTTTATCTGAAACTGCCGTAGATAAAATTTCTGTAAAAAAACCATCTCCACATCCTAAATCTAAGGCATTTTCAATGTTGTTGAGATCTTTTACAATTTGTTCTAAAGACTGTTTTTTAGCATTTTTATATGCATTTTTATAGTCATATATAAAATTTTGATTGGTATTACTCTGATTGGTATTACTCTGTTTAATTGAAATTTTAACTGGCTCATTAAAATGGTAATTTTGCAGCTCATTTATTAAATAATCCCTAATTCTTAACCCAGCGTTACCGTCAGTCTTATAAAAATGATCTTCTATTAATTTTAGCCGTTCATCTTTTAATGGATCTATATTATCTCTGACCATATTAATAAAATTTCCAATATCGTCACTGTTTACAGCTTGGTATAAATTTTCGATTAATTCAGCACCCTCGGAATTGACATTTAGTCCATCTGATTGTTCTAAATATAATATAGGTTTCCCAGTTATAATATAAGTTGTTAAAAATGAGCATACATCTGCTATTAGCGCAGAAGATATAGTAAATAATGGATAATAATCTGCATCTTCATAGAAAAGCATGTTATTTGAATTGTTTACGAATTCATTAAAAGCTATGATTTTATCATTATCAAGTAAAGAGTATTCAGTAAGGGAATTTCTAAGTAGTGGATGAGGTCGTATGATTAAAAATAAATCTGAGTTATTTGAAAATTGATCTAGCATATATTGATAATATTTTAAGAAAGATGACCATGAAGGGTTTTTAGAATCTATGTAAGTTGGTGCCCATAAAATAACTTTTCTGCCATTAATTTTATCTAAAATCTCTTGTTTAATTGGATGCTTTTTAATTAAATTATCAACCTTAGGATGCCCTGTAAGAACAACATGATGATTTCCAACATCACAGTAACGACCGTAGGCCTGTAAGTGTTTTTGTGATCGGGCAAATACTTTCCATGCATTTTGAATAAATGGTAAATTATAACAGTTTAGTAAACTTTCCAGGCCACCATACATTTCGTTACCATATTGTATGTAGCATATTCTCGAGCCATTATTTTGAAGTTTTTCTATGGATAATTCTTTTGGCAAGACATTTGCATAAGGCATTTGAATAAACACTACATGTGGTTTTAAATCTTCAATATTATAATGTTGATAGTTATAAAATGATATATTTTGAGATATCAGTATTTCTCTCATTTCATTCATATGCTTAATGCCAATCATAGGATGTAAACATGGCGATAGTATAACGTGGGTGGTAATTAAAGATGTATTTTCATTACAAGCTTTAATTAAAGAATGGAAATTATACCATAAGTTTGGTAATTGGCATATAAATGCTATCCTTATCTTTTCATTTTGATTACAAGGAATATAATAAAGATTTTTATGAATATGTTTTGTTATAAACTTATTTTTTAAATATTTGTATTTTGAACGAAGGAATCTTAATAACTTAAATTCATTTAATTTTTTTATTAATTTCATAATAAATATATCTCGTCTAATATATTATTTGTTATATATTTCAGTAAATGCAGATTCAAGTTCTTGCGTATAAGTTTTAATGTCAGATAATGGGGAGGCTAGCATTTTCTCCCTTAAAGTTAATCTATAATTTTCTAACTTTTCAGGATCATTTGCGAGTGCTACTGCTTTTTCTATATATTCTTCTTTTGAATAACTTAGTAAAGAATCTTCATTAATTTTATTAATAGAAACTTTGCCATGCTGAGAGCATATGCGTTCTCCAACTAAGCTGATTACAGGAGTGCCTTGTAATAAAGCCTCCATAGTTGTGGTTCCGGCTGCATATGGATACGTGTCCAGGGCGATATCAATATTTTCATATCGGCTTAGCAATATATTATACCCTGAATACCCTTCAAAAATTACTCTATCAGAAGATATACCTGCGTCAGCAAAATGTTTTTTAAAAGCTTTTAGGTAAGTGGGATGATCAAGGTTATTAGACTTTAAAAGGAACTTTGAATTCGGAACTTTTTTCATAATTTCTGCCCATAGAAATATTTGTGCCCTTGTCACTTTATGAATTTGACCGAAGCTACCAAAAGTAATGTAACCATTCCTTTTTAACGGTAACTCACTTTTTACTGGTGAAAAATTTGTATTAAGTGCTGTTGAGTTTTGAGAGCCTTTTTTGACTAATATTTCTTCAGAATAATATTCTTTTATTTTCTTTATATCAAAATCTTCGGATATTATAACATAGTCTAAATTATCTGCTCCAGATGTTGCTGATAAATTATAAAATGATACTTGTTTTGGAGCACATCTGAGGCTAACTTCTTTAAATCTGTTTTTTACGCAAAATCCATTAAGCTCAATAAATATGTCTATTTCATCACTTCTTACTAGGTTGCAAAAATCTACTGTATTCAATTTATGTGTATCATGCCATACATCTGCAAGGAGTTTGGTAGAGGGTTTTGTTATTGATGGATGCTGGTCAGAATAAACAAATATCTTAAATTTATCTTTGTTATGGTTTTTTAATATTGGTAAAAATAAAGTCGTACCAGTTGAATTGTCAAAAAAATGGCAAGTATATCCTATATTTAGAATTTTTTTGTTTTTTTGAATTTGAGGTAAGGGATATTTAACTAATAATTCATCATGCTCTGAAATCTCGGATAATTTTTTTATGGTACGTTTAGTGACTTGGTACACATACTCATGATCATAGACATCTGGAGAGTTGAGCATAAAATTAGTTAGGTACATCATTGCAGTATCATTGCTGAATTTAAACTGTAGTGATATCTCGAAAATCTTAGTAGCCAAATCTTGCAAACCAATACTGTTACAATACATCCCTATTTCATAATAAAAATCACCTAGAAAATTTTGTTTTTTTGAGTGCTTTTTCCAAATCGAATAAATATGGTTATTATCAATACATTCTAAAATTTGTTTATCTAACGGTAATAATTCCCAAACTAGTTTATCTTTTGAAAATGGATTGCTAAATGCAATGTTGATTACATTTATGATAAAGGAGTATAAAGGATATAAACCTGATTTGAGCAAGAAATTTTTAATAATTCGACGTAATGAAATTAGATTAAAATTTGTATCTATATTATGCATATTTTTCAACCTTTTATTTTCAATTTTTAGTGTTAAAGTAATTTATACAATTGACTATGTATTGGCAAGTTGTTTCTGAAAGGTCAGAAGAGTTCGGAATGCTAACAATTTCACCTGCTAATTTCTCTGTTACTGGAAGTGATAATCTACTATTAAGGTATGGAGGTTGCTTGTGTATAGGAATGGGGTAATGAACCATGGTTTGAATATTATTTCTATACATGTAATCTATAAATTTATCTCTATTTTGAACTCTTACAACAAATAAATGATACACATGAGTAGATTTATCTTTTGTTTTTGGGAATGAAATATATGGATTAATTATATTTTCTTCATAGAAAAGTGCTATTTGCTTTCTCTTATTGTTTTCTTCATCTAAGTATTTAAGTTTTACATTTAAAACTGCTGCCTGAATTTCATCTAATCTGGAATTAACTCCCAAGAATTCGTGGTAATATTTGACTTTTGAACCATAATTTCTAAGTGATACTAACTTTTCATAGAGCTGCACATCGTTTGTGGTAATTGCTCCGGCATCCCCCATTGCTCCTAAGTTTTTGGTGGGATAGAAGCTAAATGCTGCAGCATCACCTAAGTTACCTGCATATTTATTATCGTATATTGCACCATGTGCTTGAGCTGCATCTTCAATAATTTTTAAGTTGTACTGATTGCCTATTTCCAGAATTTCATTCATATTAGTTATCTGGCCGTATAAATGTACAACAATTATAGCTTTGGTATTGCTAGTAATTGCTGCCAATATATTCTCAGGAGATATATTAAAAGTATTTTCATCAACATCTACTAAAACTACTTTTAAATTATGATTAGAGACTGCTAATGCTGTTGCTATAAAGCTATTTGCAGGAACTATAACTTCGCTTCCTTCAGGAAAATTATATGCTTTTAAAATTAGGCTTAGCGCATCTAGGCCATTTCCTACACCAACGCAATATTTAGCATTACAATAGCTTGCAAATGATTGCTCAAATTTATTAAGGTTTTCTCCCAATATATAGTGTCCAGAGGAAATTACCTTTGTAACTTCAGACAAAATTTCAGGAATATATTTTTCGTTAAATTTATGAAGATTTAGAAAAGAAATCAGTTCATCTTGTTTTGTAATCATAATAAAGCCTTTTAAGTAATTTTAAAGCTATTGAATCGGTAACTTGAAGTGTTGGCAAACTATTGTTCTTGAACCAAATTCTTCTTTAAAGCTTAATAAACCTGAATTTAGGATCAAGCCATCCTGTTCGGTAGAAATACCAAAAGTAAACCAACGATTGGTAGTTTGATATTTTTTAATTAAAAAATATACTAAGAACTCTACTGCCTTTACTTTTTTTCCAGTATCATTTGAAAATATATATTGAGTATGAACGATACCAGAGAACTTATATAATACAGCACCTGCAACCATCTCATTATTATATGAAACTTTATAAAAAACTATATTTTGAGGAAATTGATTCTTTAAGTGTGCCATCTCCTCGGGGGTGTGTGTTGCAACCACTTTATACTTATTTTGTAACTGCTTATTTACTATGTCATTAAAAAAAGTGTTGAAATCTGTACTTTCTTCAATGTGTAAATTGTATTTAGCTGATTTGTTAATAGCATTTCTTTTTCCGTGACTCAAGCCTATCATGTTATGTAAGTCAATAGCAGAAAATGCATCAACTCTATATAGTTCAGCTTTGAACCTAAATAGAGCATATAAATCTTCTTGTGCAGGATAGGTATTAAATATATATGGGACAGCTTTGTAATATAAATACTCTATATTTTCTTGTTTTAAAAATTGTATCAAATAATCAAATATCTCTATTATGGTTGTCGTTGTAATTTTAGTATTGTATATCAGTCCACCATATGTCAGGCCATTATGAGAATATATAATGTTATTTTTTATGTTGGCAGGTAATAGGGCTATTAAGTTGTCATCCTTATAAAACATTAAGGAATAATCTGAAAAACGATCTTTATGATATTCCATGTAGTCGCGTTTGAATAAGAATAAGTTATTTTTGGCTGTTTCAACCAAGTAATCCCATTCTTGTTTTAGTAATGAATTGTATTTTGTTATTTTTATCATAGATTTATTTCAATTAATAAAACCCCTAATCCTTCTTTGCCAAACCCGTTTCCTGAATAAAATAAATAAAATAAATTATCTTTAAAATGTAAAGCTGAAGGAAAATAAACCATTTCTGAATCGAATTCATTTTCTGCGCCATGTGGGACTATAATTTGATTATCTAATTTATCCCATTTTCTGCAATCTTTAGAAACTGCACACCCAAATGAATACTTCATATTTAATACTCTGCGAGTATAAAATGTTAAATAAATATTTTCGTATTTGATTATTTGAGGCCTTCCCAGTCCATGCTCAATTTCAGGGTTATGTTTTACAATTAGAGAGCCTTTTGAGCTGAATGTAGTTGGATCACTTGATTCCTGGTAATATATGTCATAGATAGGTCTTTGTTTGTCGCCAGCTAATGCCCAACCACTTCCAGCGGAATATACAGTTTTATATAAGTTCTTTTCTAATATAATTGATTGACCGGCTCTAACATATAAACCCTCATCACTACGGTCTAAAACAGGACTCTGACTGACTCTTTTAAAGTTAACAAAATCATCGCTAACAGCTAAGCCGCCAAAATTGTAATGACGTATTTTATGACCTAATTGGAATCCAGTGTAATAAAGATATGCTTTGTTATCTATGATAGTAGCATGACCAGGAAATACGCCGTTCTCATCAAAGGTGCCATCTAATCCAATATCTAAAATAGGCTTTGTGCTTTTACCAATTATTTCATCAGGTCTATCATATAAAACATCAATATATCCTATTCTTGATATACCATGTATATCCCAGCATCCAGCATAAATTCTGATTATAGATTCATTGATTTTAATAGCACTAGGAGCCATAATATGGCTATGCCACCAGTCATTTTCATTTTCGGCTTTATAAATAAATTTCTTTTCTTTTATAATTATGCTTGCCATTTAGTATTTCTCATCAATTAATGATTCTATCATCGATGGGTCAAACGTAGGAATGTTATGTTTTATTGCTACTTCTCTTCGTTGAGAAAAGCTATCGTCTATAAATAAAGAATCTGTATTAGTAATGAAATTAGCTTTGGATTCATGTTCCTTCAGCCAGATTATTCTGTCAAAGATTTCACTTATTTTATGATCCCTTAAAAACTGCATTTTATCTAATGCTAGAGATTTTGAAATTAAAGTTATCTTGATTTTTTTATTTATACATTGATATAGAAATGCGATGATCTGAGTATTTATTTTGCCATCTTTTGTGATGATTGTATGATCTAAATCAATATATACTTCATTATATTGTAAATCTAATAAATATCTGTTTTGAAGTGCCCGATCAATTACTACATTGTAATTGTTTAGTAAAACCTGTATATCCAGGTTATTGTGTATAAATATAGTTAATAAAGGAAAATTTATGCCTCTTACCCTGTTTAAGGCCATGGTACCTGCTACTCGGGTTTCTATTTCTAGTAATTTTAGGGTGCCACTTATGTCTTTTTTCATTTGAAAAAACCAAACGCCATATATTTTTAAATTTTTTAATATATGTTTTGCTGTTTCTATAAAATAGGAGTTTAATTTTTCATCTACTAAAGTGCAATTCATGGAAGTTCCCATGCGAATTCGGTTGCGTTTGCGTCCTGAGCAAAATAGTAAATTGCCACTTTTATCTGATAGACAATCAATTGTATATTCTTCTCCGGGTAAATATTCTTGAATTATATATTTAATTTCAGTGTCATTTATAACGTTTAGTAACGATTGTTCGTCTTTTATAACTAATGTATTTTGTTGTCCATACCAGTTGTCAGGTTTTACAAATACCGGATAATGCTCTACATCTTTAGGGGTATTATATATTTTTGGAGTATTAATTATATTTTCTA contains:
- a CDS encoding aminotransferase encodes the protein MISFLNLHKFNEKYIPEILSEVTKVISSGHYILGENLNKFEQSFASYCNAKYCVGVGNGLDALSLILKAYNFPEGSEVIVPANSFIATALAVSNHNLKVVLVDVDENTFNISPENILAAITSNTKAIIVVHLYGQITNMNEILEIGNQYNLKIIEDAAQAHGAIYDNKYAGNLGDAAAFSFYPTKNLGAMGDAGAITTNDVQLYEKLVSLRNYGSKVKYYHEFLGVNSRLDEIQAAVLNVKLKYLDEENNKRKQIALFYEENIINPYISFPKTKDKSTHVYHLFVVRVQNRDKFIDYMYRNNIQTMVHYPIPIHKQPPYLNSRLSLPVTEKLAGEIVSIPNSSDLSETTCQYIVNCINYFNTKN